The nucleotide window CCACCTGCCCGACCGGATCCGCGTCAACTGCGTGTGCCCGGGCACGGCGGACACCCCGTGGGTGGGCCGGCTCCTCGACGCCGCCGAAGACCCGGCGGCCGAACGCGCGGCCCTCGCCGCCCGCCAGCCGATGGGCAGGCTGGTGACCGCGGACGAGGTCGCCAACGCGATCGCCTACCTGGCGAGCCCCCGCTCCGCCTCGACCACCGGCACCGCCCTCGCGGTCGACGGCGGCATGTACGGCCTGCGTCCTCGCGGCCCGGTTTCCCACCAGTAGAACTTGATTCCCGCCGTCATCAAGGAGGATGCTGTGCGTACGAAGGTGATCAAGGTGGCCGCCGTCGCCGCCTGCGGTCTGGTATTGGCCGCCTGTGGGTCCACGAAGGACAACGCGTCGGCACCCGCGGCGGGTGGCGGCGCCGGCGGCAAGGTCGGCGCGACCCTGCCCCTGCTGACCTCGCCGTTCTGGCAGGCCTACAACAACTACGTGCCCAAGATGGCGAAGGAAGAAGGCGTCGACGTCCTCCCGACGGTCAACGCCGACAGCGACCCCGCGAAGCTGATCACCGACATCGGCACCTTCCTCAACCAGGGCGTCAAGGGCCTGGTCGTGACGCCGCTGGACTCGGCGGCCATCGTCGCCGGGCTCAAGCAGGCCGAGAACAAGGGCGTGCCGGTGGTCGCGGTCGACGTCGCCCCCGAAGGCGGCAAGGTCGCCATGGTGGTGCGGGCCGACAACAAGGCCTACGGCACCAAGGCCTGCGAAGCGATCGGCGAGAAGGTCAAGTCCGGCAAGGTCGTGCAGATCATGGGCGACCTGGCTTCGGTCAACGGCCGCGACCGCTCGGAAGCCTTCCGCGACTGCATGAAGGCCAAGTACCCCGGCATCCAGGTGCTGGAGATCCCGGCCGAGTGGAAGGCCGACAAGGCGTCCGCCGGCCTGGACAGCATGCTGACCGCCAACCCGGACATCAAGGGCGTCTACATGCAGGCCGGCGGCGTCTACCTGGCCCCGACCGAGCAGGCGCTCAAGCGCAAGAACCTGTTCTTCCCGGTGGGCGACCCGAAGCACATCGTGCTCGTCTCCAACGACGGCATCCCGCAGGAACTGGCCGCGATCCGTGCGGGTGAGCTCGACGCGACCGTGTCCCAGCCGGCCGACGCCTACGCGAAGTACGGCCTGTACTGGCTGAAGAAGGCCATGGCGGGCGAGACGTTCAAGGCCGGGCCGACCGACCACGGCAGCACCATCGTCGAGATCAGCCCCGGCATCCTCGAGGACCAGCTGCCCGCGCCCGTCATCACCAAGGACAACGTGGACGACAAGGCCCTCTGGGGGAACAACCTGTGACAGTGCCGTCCGCCAGCGGGGTGGTCAGCGCCCGCGGCGTCGGGAAGCGCTACGGCCCGACCGTGGCGCTGCACGACGTCAGCCTCACCGTGCACCCCGGCGAGTCGCACGCGCTCGTCGGGCGCAACGGGGCAGGCAAGTCGACGCTCGTCTCCATCCTCACCGGCCTGTCCGCCACGGACACCGGGCACGTCGAGTTCGGCGGCGAGCCGGCCCCACCGCTGTCCAAACAGGACGACTGGAAGGCGCGCGTCGCCTGCGTGTACCAGCACGCGATGGTCGTCCCGCAGCTCACCGTCGCCGAGAACCTGTTCCTCAACCGGCAGGCGGGCGGCGGGTTCTCGATCGGCTGGAAGTCGCTGCGGCGCAAGGCCCGCGAGCTGCTGGACTCGTGGGACGTGCACGTCGACGTCGACACCCCGGCCGGGGACCTCTCGGTCGAGGACCGGCAGTTCGTCGAGATCGCCCGCGCGCTGTCCTACGGCGCCCGGTTCATCGTCCTCGACGAGCCGACCGCGCAGCTCGACAGCCAGGCCATCGAGCGGCTCTTCGAGCGGATGCGCCAGATGCAGGCGGGCGGGGTGACGTTCCTGTTCATCTCGCACCACCTGCACGAGGTCTACGAGGTCTGCCAGGCGGTGACCGTGCTGCGCGACGCGAAGCACGTGCTCACCGCGCCGGTGGCCGAGGTCGGGAAGGCGCAGCTGGTCGACGCGATGACCGGCGAGCCGGGCGGCCTGTCGGTCCGGGACGCCGCTTCCCGGGAGTCCCTGGCAGCGGATGCCGCGGAGATCCTTGCGGTGGCCGGGCTGTCCGGCGACGGCTTCCACGACGTCTCCTTCCGGCTGCGCCGCGGCGAGGTCGTCGGGCTCGCGGGCAGCAACGCCAGCGGCAAGCACCAGGTCGCCGAGACGGTCTACGGCCTGCGGACGCCGTCGGCGGGCACGATCCGCGTCGACGGCAAGCCGCTGCGGCCGGGTGACATCCCGGCGGCCCTGCGGGCCGGGATCGGGTGCGTGCCCCGCGACCGGCACCACGAAGGCCTGGTCCTCGAGCACTCGATCGCGGACAACGCGACGATGTCCATTTTGGACAAGCTGGGCCGCGGCGGGATCGCGTCCCCGTCGACGCGGTACGCGAAGGCGGCCCAGGCGCTGAAGGACTACGACATCGTGGCCGCAGGTGCCGACCAGCCGGTGTCGGACCTCTCCGGCGGCAACCAGCAGAAAGTCGTGCTGGCGCGCGCGTTGCTGAGCGACCCGCGGGTGGTCGTGCTGATCAACCCGACCGCGGGCGTGGACGTGAAGTCGAAGGAGGCGCTGCTCGCGGTCGTCGACCGGGTGCGCGCCGAGGGCAAGGCGGTGCTGATCGTCAGCGACGAGCTGGACGACCTGCGCCTGAGCGACCGCGTCCTGGTGCTGCGCGCCGGGGCCGTCGTCGCCGAACACCAGGCCGGGTGGTCCGACGGCGACCTCGTGGCCGACATCGAAGGAGTCGAGCTTTCGTGACCGACGTGATGACCTCGCCCCAGACTTCGCTGCCGGCGCCACCCCGGCGTCGCAAGGCCGTCTGGCTGCGTGAACTCGCCCTGCTGCCCGCCCTGGTCGTCGTGTTCGTGATCGGCGGCCTGGTCGACGACACGTTCGTCGGCTGGAGCAACATCGTCAGCATCCTGACCGCGTCGGCCGCGCTGTCGCTGGTCGTGCTCGGCGAGTCGCTGGTGCTGATCACCGGCAAGTTCGACCTGTCGCTGGAATCGACGATGGGCCTGGCGCCGGCGCTCGGCGCGATGGTCGTGCTCCCGGCGGCTTCGGCGGGCTTCGGCATGGAGCTGCCCGCCGCGGCCGGCCTGCTGGTGATCCCGCTGTGCGGCGCGCTCGTCGGGTTCGTCAACGGCTTCCTGATCGTGAAGCTGAAGCTGAACGCCTTCATCGTCACCCTCGCCATGCTCACCGTGCTGCGCGGGGTGCAGGTCGG belongs to Amycolatopsis tolypomycina and includes:
- a CDS encoding sugar ABC transporter substrate-binding protein, encoding MRTKVIKVAAVAACGLVLAACGSTKDNASAPAAGGGAGGKVGATLPLLTSPFWQAYNNYVPKMAKEEGVDVLPTVNADSDPAKLITDIGTFLNQGVKGLVVTPLDSAAIVAGLKQAENKGVPVVAVDVAPEGGKVAMVVRADNKAYGTKACEAIGEKVKSGKVVQIMGDLASVNGRDRSEAFRDCMKAKYPGIQVLEIPAEWKADKASAGLDSMLTANPDIKGVYMQAGGVYLAPTEQALKRKNLFFPVGDPKHIVLVSNDGIPQELAAIRAGELDATVSQPADAYAKYGLYWLKKAMAGETFKAGPTDHGSTIVEISPGILEDQLPAPVITKDNVDDKALWGNNL
- a CDS encoding sugar ABC transporter ATP-binding protein; the protein is MTVPSASGVVSARGVGKRYGPTVALHDVSLTVHPGESHALVGRNGAGKSTLVSILTGLSATDTGHVEFGGEPAPPLSKQDDWKARVACVYQHAMVVPQLTVAENLFLNRQAGGGFSIGWKSLRRKARELLDSWDVHVDVDTPAGDLSVEDRQFVEIARALSYGARFIVLDEPTAQLDSQAIERLFERMRQMQAGGVTFLFISHHLHEVYEVCQAVTVLRDAKHVLTAPVAEVGKAQLVDAMTGEPGGLSVRDAASRESLAADAAEILAVAGLSGDGFHDVSFRLRRGEVVGLAGSNASGKHQVAETVYGLRTPSAGTIRVDGKPLRPGDIPAALRAGIGCVPRDRHHEGLVLEHSIADNATMSILDKLGRGGIASPSTRYAKAAQALKDYDIVAAGADQPVSDLSGGNQQKVVLARALLSDPRVVVLINPTAGVDVKSKEALLAVVDRVRAEGKAVLIVSDELDDLRLSDRVLVLRAGAVVAEHQAGWSDGDLVADIEGVELS